One genomic region from Pseudomonadota bacterium encodes:
- the hisS gene encoding histidine--tRNA ligase, which translates to MNQLRSVKGMHDVLPEEMPKWHFLEDTFRRLTGLYGYREIRTPVLEPLELFVRGIGEATDIVEKEMYAFEDKGGDRLALRPEGTASVIRAFVQHGMQAREPVSKLYYIGPMFRRERPAKGRFRQFYQAGAELLGAAEPAADAEIIDMATRFLSALGIADVSVQLSSLGDRESRLAYRGALVECIEKRREELCGDCVRRLAVNPLRILDCKVESCRAVAADAPSVMDYLSGDAARHFAELCAALERFGTPFEVAPRMVRGLDYYTRTIFEIQGRSEALGAQATLVGGGRYDGLVSELGGPATPTIGFAFGLERLLLMLGDAAAPDARRPIFVAGVGEGGVDRAHDIARTLRAAGCPVEVAYAAASLKSQLKRADRVGARGVVIAGEDEASRGAVTWRDMRDGTQVELPVSELAARAEALR; encoded by the coding sequence ATGAACCAGCTCAGATCCGTCAAGGGGATGCACGACGTCCTGCCCGAGGAGATGCCGAAGTGGCACTTCCTCGAGGACACGTTCAGGCGCCTCACGGGTCTCTACGGATACCGAGAGATCAGGACCCCGGTGCTGGAGCCGCTCGAGCTGTTCGTCCGCGGGATCGGCGAGGCGACGGACATCGTGGAGAAGGAGATGTACGCCTTCGAGGACAAGGGGGGCGACCGGCTGGCGCTCCGTCCCGAGGGCACGGCGTCTGTGATCCGCGCGTTCGTCCAGCACGGGATGCAGGCGCGCGAGCCCGTGTCGAAGCTCTACTACATCGGCCCGATGTTCCGCCGCGAGCGCCCGGCCAAGGGCAGGTTCCGCCAGTTCTACCAGGCGGGCGCGGAGCTGCTCGGGGCGGCGGAGCCGGCGGCCGACGCCGAGATCATCGACATGGCCACGCGCTTCCTGTCGGCGCTCGGGATCGCGGACGTGAGCGTCCAGCTGAGCAGCCTGGGCGATCGGGAGTCGCGGCTCGCCTACCGCGGCGCCCTCGTCGAGTGCATCGAGAAGCGCCGGGAGGAGCTCTGCGGCGACTGCGTGAGGCGCCTCGCCGTGAACCCGCTCCGGATCCTCGACTGCAAGGTCGAGTCGTGCAGGGCCGTGGCGGCCGACGCGCCCTCCGTGATGGACTACCTGTCCGGGGACGCCGCGCGGCATTTCGCGGAGCTGTGCGCCGCGCTCGAGCGCTTCGGGACGCCTTTCGAGGTGGCCCCGCGGATGGTGCGCGGGCTCGACTACTACACGCGGACCATCTTCGAGATCCAGGGCAGATCCGAGGCGCTCGGCGCCCAGGCGACGCTCGTCGGCGGCGGGAGGTACGACGGCCTGGTGTCCGAGCTCGGCGGTCCCGCGACGCCCACGATCGGGTTCGCCTTCGGCCTCGAGCGGCTCCTCCTGATGCTCGGTGACGCCGCGGCCCCGGACGCCCGCCGGCCGATCTTCGTCGCCGGCGTGGGGGAGGGCGGCGTCGACCGTGCGCACGATATCGCGAGGACGCTGCGCGCGGCCGGGTGCCCGGTCGAGGTGGCCTACGCCGCGGCGAGCCTCAAGTCGCAGCTCAAGCGCGCGGACCGCGTCGGCGCGCGCGGGGTGGTGATCGCCGGGGAGGACGAGGCGTCGCGGGGGGCCGTCACCTGGCGCGACATGCGCGACGGGACCCAGGTCGAGCTCCCCGTCTCGGAGCTCGCGGCGCGAGCCGAGGCCCTGCGGTGA